The following are from one region of the Tissierellales bacterium genome:
- a CDS encoding ABC transporter permease has product MEATKNTKITKNKTRPTTPWSIAFNRLKRDKSAMVGLYIVIFLIFVAIFAPIISPYDPIEDFDLKNALEGPSKDHWFGTDWMGRDLFSRVVYGSRISLTVGLFSRVVTLGIGIPLGALAGYYGGKVDMVIMRIAEIMDAFPTFLFAIVISVAIGPGLYTVFFALGFVGWSGMCRMIRGQVLALRDVEFVEAAKSLGASDAEIIFKEILPNCMAPVIISTTMGISGAIMSEAGLSFLGLGAQPPTATWGSMIEYGRKYFISASHLVIFPGIAIALTVYGFNLFGDGLRDALDPRMDD; this is encoded by the coding sequence ATGGAAGCTACTAAAAATACGAAAATTACTAAAAATAAAACAAGGCCTACTACTCCTTGGTCTATAGCATTTAATAGATTGAAAAGAGATAAAAGTGCGATGGTTGGTTTATATATAGTAATTTTTTTAATTTTTGTTGCAATTTTCGCACCTATTATTTCACCCTATGATCCAATAGAAGATTTTGACTTGAAAAATGCACTAGAAGGACCAAGTAAGGATCATTGGTTTGGAACGGATTGGATGGGAAGAGATTTATTTAGCAGAGTAGTATATGGTTCTAGAATTTCCTTAACTGTTGGATTGTTTTCAAGGGTAGTTACTTTAGGAATAGGTATTCCTTTAGGAGCTTTAGCAGGTTATTATGGTGGAAAGGTTGATATGGTCATAATGCGAATTGCAGAGATAATGGATGCATTTCCAACTTTTCTATTTGCTATAGTTATATCAGTAGCTATAGGACCAGGATTATATACAGTGTTTTTTGCCTTAGGATTTGTAGGTTGGTCAGGTATGTGTAGAATGATTAGGGGACAAGTTTTAGCCTTAAGAGATGTGGAATTTGTAGAAGCTGCTAAGTCCTTAGGAGCTTCAGATGCAGAAATTATTTTTAAGGAAATCTTACCTAATTGTATGGCACCAGTAATTATATCAACAACTATGGGTATATCAGGGGCTATTATGTCAGAAGCAGGACTTTCTTTTTTAGGATTGGGGGCTCAACCACCTACGGCAACATGGGGTTCGATGATAGAATATGGAAGAAAATATTTTATTTCAGCTTCCCATTTAGTCATATTTCCAGGTATAGCTATTGCGTTAACAGTTTATGGGTTTAATTTATTTGGAGATGGATTAAGGGATGCTCTTGACCCAAGAATGGATGACT